TGGATGTGAATTTCATATTATTATTTCAGGTGAGAGAACACAAATCAAGAATAGACATATGTATTTAACAGAAGAGATACTGAAAGAGAACCCTAACATGTGCGCATACAAGGCACCGTCATTGGATGCAAGAGAAGATATGATGATTAGGGAGGTACCAAGGGTTGGAAAAGAGGCTGCAACTAAGGCCATTAAGGAATGGGGTCAGCCAATGTCTAAGATTACACATTTGATCTTCTGCACCACCAGCGGTGTTGCGTTGCCTGGCGTTGATTACGAACTCATCGTACTCTTAGGACTCGACCCAAGCGTCAAGAGGTACATGATGTACCACCAAGGTTGCTTCGCTGGCGGCACTGTCCTTCGTTTGGCTAAGGACTTGGCTGAAAACAACAAGGATGCTCGTGTGCTTATTGTTTGTTCTGAAAATACTTCAGTCACTTTCCGTGGTCCTAGTGAGACAGACATGGATAGTCTTGTAGGGCAAGCATTGTTTGCCGATGGAGCTGCTGCCATTATCATTGGTTCTGATCCTGTTCCAGAGGTTGAGAATCCTCTCTTTGAGATTGTTTCAACTGATCAACAACTTGTCCCTAACAGCCATGGAGCCATCGGTGGTCTCCTTCGTGAAGTCGGACTTACATTCTATCTTAACAAGAGTGTTCCTgatattattttccaaaatatcaACGACGCACTCAGTAAAGCTTTTGATCCATTGGGTATATCTGATTATAACTCAATATTTTGGATTGCACACCCTGGTGGACGTGCAATTCTGGACCAGGTTGAACAGAAGGTAAACTTGAAGCCGGAGAAGATGAAAGCCACCAGAGATGTGCTTAGCAATTATGGCAACATGTCAAGTGCATGTGTGTTTTTCATCATGGATTTGATGAGGAAGAAGTCCCTTGAAGGAGGGCTTAAAACCACTGGAGAAGGACTTGATTGGGGTGTTCTTTTTGGTTTTGGTCCTGGTCTCACTATTGAAACAGTTGTTCTCCGTAGCATAGCCATATGATGTAGTTAATTATATATCTCTAcgtatatatgttattttttaataattttcttttgCTCCAAAATAAGATCCTGAAAACATAGACAATGATGtctaaagttatttttttatgcaaaaattcaaTGTCAAAGTTTGTAACTGTTAGTAAAGtataattcaaattctttttgattGATTGAGCAGCATGACACATAACAATATTTGGGTTGCAATTTTATGTGAGAACAACTATAAACACCTTTGTATGAGTTCCCATTTAACAGATCTTGAATAATtcgaatattaaaataataaaaaatacatgttTTTTATTAATAGATATAGatgaaaataaaagatattattgaaataaaaataaaaatttatatacaaattaaactcCAATCATTATTATATACAATGGTGGTGGTAAGTTTCAGTCACTACAATATTTTTTGCTTTAATTCACGTTTTAAAATTGTAACTATAGGTATAAAAAAACTAGAACGTTTGATTTATACTCACTGTTTTGAGTAAAAGTCACAGTTTTCAACCGTGACTAATATATTTAGTCACGACTTCTGAGAAAAGGTCACAATCCTTTTCTTACAAAGTGAAAAacatcattttttatttatagtcCCATTTCACAACTGTGACCTTAGTCATGTCATAGTTACAATTTTTAATCGTTACATTATCCATTTTATAATCATAGCTTTTAACTGTGACCATAATCTTTTTATTGTCAAAGTTTTTAACTGTGACCTTAACTTTACTCTATAGTCATAATTTTTAATTGTGACATTAGACTATTTTATAGTTATGGTTAAAAACAGTGCTATTtggtcttttttttctttaaaatatgaTGACTATGATCGCAATTTATAAACGTGACATTTAAGTTTTTTGTTATTGTCAAAAGAAAagccaaatattttttttctcaactATCCTACAAAATGTATCAAATAAGTTTAATAAAAGGCGCAAATCTGACTTGATAAATTGTATTTTCATATATGTAATACAAATATAAATTTACAGTAAAATTTAGATTAGACACCAAATAAATAGGTCTCAAATTATACAAGTTTAGTTACATTATATTATCACAATGTTTATaagaaaaacctataaaaaaaTCCCAATGATACCAAAATATTACAATTAAGTAATAACAGCAAGATATAACCCAGAATTTATTCAAGGTGGGATAAGTACTATTTTAGTCTTTAAGATTTGAGGTTAAAGtcaaaattttcttaattttttttggtcAA
The sequence above is drawn from the Arachis hypogaea cultivar Tifrunner chromosome 4, arahy.Tifrunner.gnm2.J5K5, whole genome shotgun sequence genome and encodes:
- the LOC112796257 gene encoding stilbene synthase 1-like; protein product: MVSVSEIRKVQRAEGPATVLAIGTANPPNCIDQNTYADYYFRVTNSEHMIDLKKKFQRICERTQIKNRHMYLTEEILKENPNMCAYKAPSLDAREDMMIREVPRVGKEAATKAIKEWGQPMSKITHLIFCTTSGVALPGVDYELIVLLGLDPSVKRYMMYHQGCFAGGTVLRLAKDLAENNKDARVLIVCSENTSVTFRGPSETDMDSLVGQALFADGAAAIIIGSDPVPEVENPLFEIVSTDQQLVPNSHGAIGGLLREVGLTFYLNKSVPDIIFQNINDALSKAFDPLGISDYNSIFWIAHPGGRAILDQVEQKVNLKPEKMKATRDVLSNYGNMSSACVFFIMDLMRKKSLEGGLKTTGEGLDWGVLFGFGPGLTIETVVLRSIAI